From one Actinopolyspora saharensis genomic stretch:
- a CDS encoding alkaline phosphatase family protein, giving the protein MKDSARPRKPVLLLDVVGMTPALLEHMPNLRAIATEGFRAELGTVFPAVTCPVQSSLLTGRHPGEHGIVGNGWYFRDIGEVFFWRQHNGLVQGEKVWQAARELAPDHRTSNICWWYAMGMDTDETVTPRPIYHADGRKSPDCYTRPAELRDELTAEFGTFPLFNYWGPTASLASSRWIADATRHVMSTRNSDLTMAYVPHLDYDLQRHGPDSPQAARAAREVDGVLEPLLRHAREQGVSVVALSEYGITPVDRPVDVNRALRGEGLLNVHTQAGMEYLDPWSSRAFAVADHQVAHVYVNDPGDLRRTREVVSALPGVDEVLDSEGKARYGIAHQRAGDLVAIAEPNAWFTYYYWLDDERAPDFATHVEIHRKPGYDPAELFMDPRDRWVRLRAAAAVARKKIGLRYRMNVVPLDPTPVRGSHGRLPDRPRDGPVLLCSDPALARQRYHATEVKDLLLRLSGLDRAVAAN; this is encoded by the coding sequence ATGAAGGATTCCGCACGACCGCGCAAACCGGTCCTGCTGCTCGACGTGGTGGGCATGACCCCGGCGCTGCTGGAGCACATGCCCAACCTGCGCGCGATCGCGACCGAGGGGTTCCGAGCCGAGCTGGGAACCGTGTTCCCCGCCGTCACCTGCCCCGTCCAGTCCAGCCTGCTCACCGGGCGCCACCCCGGTGAGCACGGCATCGTGGGAAACGGGTGGTACTTCCGGGACATCGGCGAGGTGTTCTTCTGGCGCCAGCACAACGGGCTGGTCCAGGGGGAGAAGGTCTGGCAGGCGGCGCGGGAGCTGGCTCCGGACCACCGCACCAGCAACATCTGCTGGTGGTACGCGATGGGCATGGACACCGACGAGACGGTCACTCCCCGCCCGATCTACCACGCGGACGGGCGCAAGTCCCCCGACTGCTACACCCGACCCGCCGAACTGCGCGACGAGCTCACCGCCGAGTTCGGGACGTTCCCGCTGTTCAACTACTGGGGTCCGACCGCGTCGCTGGCCTCGTCCCGCTGGATCGCGGACGCCACCCGGCACGTGATGAGCACCCGGAACTCCGATCTGACCATGGCCTACGTCCCGCACCTGGACTACGACCTGCAGCGCCACGGCCCGGACAGTCCGCAGGCGGCGCGCGCCGCGCGGGAAGTGGACGGTGTCCTGGAGCCGCTGCTGCGACACGCCCGCGAGCAGGGGGTTTCCGTGGTGGCCCTGTCCGAGTACGGGATCACCCCGGTCGACCGCCCCGTCGACGTCAACCGCGCCCTGCGCGGCGAGGGGCTGTTGAACGTGCACACCCAGGCCGGGATGGAGTACCTGGATCCGTGGAGTTCGCGGGCCTTCGCCGTGGCCGACCACCAGGTCGCGCACGTCTACGTCAACGACCCCGGTGATCTGCGGCGGACGCGGGAAGTCGTCTCGGCCCTGCCCGGAGTGGACGAGGTGCTCGACTCCGAGGGCAAGGCGCGGTACGGGATCGCCCACCAGCGCGCGGGCGACCTCGTCGCGATAGCGGAACCGAACGCCTGGTTCACCTACTACTACTGGCTCGACGACGAGCGAGCGCCCGACTTCGCCACCCACGTGGAGATCCACCGCAAACCGGGCTACGACCCGGCCGAACTGTTCATGGACCCGCGGGACCGCTGGGTCCGGCTGCGGGCCGCGGCGGCGGTCGCCCGCAAGAAGATCGGCCTGCGCTACCGGATGAACGTCGTGCCGCTGGACCCGACACCGGTGCGGGGAAGCCACGGCAGGCTGCCGGACCGCCCCCGGGACGGTCCGGTGCTGTTGTGCTCCGACCCGGCGTTGGCGCGGCAGCGCTACCACGCCACGGAGGTCAAGGACCTGTTGCTGCGGCTGTCCGGTCTCGACCGGGCCGTCGCGGCGAACTGA